A window from Drosophila simulans strain w501 chromosome 4, Prin_Dsim_3.1, whole genome shotgun sequence encodes these proteins:
- the LOC6724712 gene encoding zinc finger protein 2 isoform X3, which translates to MKNPSLVRGDYAIDSINWSNNGNDDGSPMSSSDVETFNGKIVYNLDGSAHIIATDNTNGGGSGSGQNCYGSASNSLKNLSKAKDRRQEEIDIEHPSQYHLEQSENERQEEAVDTRPGFESLGGACHKSSPKIHSFRVVSAQDANSTCQDQIRAFKIQKPILMCFICKLSFGNVKSFSLHANTEHRLNLEELDQQLLNREYSSAIIQRNMDEKPQISFLQPLGNNDASADSNDTEKLQTATEGSDATLPSSPHPVIRNDSELEPENKQETEQNRLLNQDREQESESDQHTSSSKMAAPSAYIPLSSPKVAGKLTVKFGSLNSATAKTNNLSKVSSTSSPPSTYASGEVLSPSTDNISNHKSTHCNQETEPPSSSSSEVEMKIGSMSTSPQTNDSDVPCSGFLQMQHMTTGGAYTPQVSSFHASLAALAANESNDNRVKLITEFLQQQLQQHQSSLFPSPCPDHPDLNGVDCKTCELLDIQQRSKSPSSSHHQFSQSLPQLQIQSQPQQTPHRSPCSNSVTLAVSPSASSVASAGNASTATSSFTIGACSEHINGRPQGVDCARCEMLLNSARLNSGVQMSTRNSCKTLKCPQCNWHYKYQETLEIHMREKHPDGESACGYCLAGQQHPRLARGESYSCGYKPYRCEICNYSTTTKGNLSIHMQSDKHLNNMQELNSSQNMVAAAAAAAVTGKLLLSSSSPQVTAAGSSNSGSGAGSGSSNIVGGTTSLSGSATPSATGANSSNANAGSNTNNAGTKPKPSFRCDICSYDTSVARNLRIHMTSEKHTHNMAVLQNNIKHIQAFNFLQQQQQSGTGNIAGHSSGSFMPEVALADLAYNQALMIQLLHQQQQHQQSANTKLSPSSSPVSTPDQFSFSPKPIKLNHGTGAAMGIGMAMGMGMSHSNEVSGELSGDPHPLTKTEKWPTAFYSCLICDCFSTNNLDDLNQHLLLDRSRQSSSASSEIMVIHNNNYICRLCNYKTNLKANFQLHSKTDKHLQKLNFINHIREGGPRNEYKMQYQQQLAANVVQLKCNCCDFHTNSIQKLGLHTQQMRHDTMRMIFQHLLYIVQQSEMHNKSSGSAEDDPQCACPDEDQQVQLQSSKKLLLCQLCNFTAQNIHEMVQHVKGIRHLQVEQFICLQRRSENQEIPALNEVFKVTEWVMENEDVSFASGLNLARTATNDATDASYAAASSAAAPAIPDVSMFSPTSPSSCATSCDKNLSQIVSPNVNKLGSGVPTTVFKCNLCEYFVQSKSEIASHIETEHSCAESDEFITIPTNTAALQAFQTAVAAAALAAVHQRCAVINPPIQETVDEDKDLDTNVSDAPLGIKQERVEQEVDRTTSMEDIKDLASQATESGAPESPKVAETEVGVQCPLCLENHFREKQYLEDHLTSVHSVTRDGLSRLLLLVDQKALKKESTDIACPTDKAPYANTNAPERAPSPIENTCNVSLIKSTSANPSQSVSLQGLSCQQCEASFKHEEQLLKHAQQNQHFPLQNGEYLCLAASHVSRPCFMSFRTIPAMISHFQDMHISLIISERHVYKYRCKQCSLAFKTQEKLTTHMLYHSMRDATKCSFCQRNFRSTQALQKHMEQAHAEDGTPSTRTNSPQTPMLSTEETNKHLLAESHAGERVSGSDVSPIELEAHLNKETRHLSPTPMSLDSQSHQQYLATFAALLKQQQCNSDAVGLHPETLSMSTGEMPPQLQGLQNLQHIQQHFGAVAAASGLPINPVDMLNIMQFHHLMSLNFMNLAPPLVFGANAAGNAVSGSSAQNNSITTATATSASGLGDTHLTTGVSSLPVDSGKATAVPPQTQLNANANSQQLASNQKRARTRITDDQLKILRAHFDINNSPSEESIMEMSQKANLPMKVVKHWFRNTLFKERQRNKDSPYNFNNPPSTTLNLEEYERTGQAKVTPLNDTCSVAVTGPMTSSTISLPPSGSTNLSSKENATSKVLAAGKANASGPVTFTATVPVSTPLSRPESTNSSGNISDYIGNNIFFGQLGSKDQILPYSLDGQIKSEPQDDVIGATDFAYQTKQHSNFSFLKQQQDLVDPPEQCLTNQNADTVQDQSLLAGAALASNCQSQQQINIFETKSESGSSDVLSRPPSPNSGAAGNMYGSMNDLINQQLENMGSNMGPPKKMQIVGKTFEKNVAPMVTSGSVSTQFESNSSNSSSSSSSTSGGKRANRTRFTDYQIKVLQEFFENNSYPKDSDLEYLSKLLLLSPRVIVVWFQNARQKQRKIYENQPNNTLFENEETKKQNINYACKKCNLVFQRYYELIRHQKNHCFKEENNKKSAKAQIAAAQIAQNLSSEDSNSSMDIHHVGICPPGSAVVSQTLSTPGSAAPLSGQYTQHSFGALPSPQHLFAKSSSLTDFSPSTTPTPPQRERSNSLDHPQRPPKFDCDKCELKFNQSEKLREHQLLHLMNPGNIFSDASQNSNPEANFGPFGSILQSLQQAAAQQQQLQHQPPPTKKRKYSDCSSNADEMQSLSELEASQKKHEFLYKYFMQNETSQEVKQQFLMQQQQKKLEQGNDCDFELDFLTNFYQQSELKKVSNYDFLLQYYRTHEEAKSSQQHLFSSSKKPTIEFLLQYYQLNESKKFFQLVASPQIIPDVPGYKPSSRMPKSTSDEAPYIGETSLEQATELQREKQDEQLRIDRPSEENELSMNKNKVENINNNNIGIHVGQSNLTATNGIPSVETKDESTQESSLIAIDNENKYLCARSKQKDDKEKSHYLHNLEDFLDATMIENNSQTLTFNDDEKACQKDELTQNSNAIEKRSSVSPVNVSSKQNKRLRTTILPEQLNFLYECYQSESNPSRKMLEEISKKVNLKKRVVQVWFQNSRAKDKKSRNQRHYAHISDDNSYDGSSGKEAYSDLRSNGITVDTDLETNLQDCQLCQVTQVNIRKHAFSVEHISKMKKLLEQTTELYAQSNGSGSEDNDSDREKRFYNLSKAFLFQHVVTNATSHSIHTARQDSDAIAEGNCMLNYDTNGGDSKSHVQHNLPNEVVSEDTRKIAGNQELMQQLFNRNHITGKSFGKIQKSSI; encoded by the exons aaaaATCCTAGTCTGGTAAGGGGTGACTATGCGATTGACTCAATAAATTG gTCCAATAATGGTAATGACGACGGCTCTCCAATGTCCAGTTCTGATGTGGAAACTTTTAATGGGAAAATAGTTTACAATCTTGATGGCAGCGCACACATCATCGCCACAGATAATACCAATGGAGGTGGATCAGGGTCTGGCCAAAATTGTTATGGTTCAGCATCGAATTCACTAAAGAACCTGTCAAAGGCTAAAGATCGAAGGCAGGAAGAGATAGATATAGAACACCCGTCCCAGTATCATCTAGAGCAAAGCGAGAACGAGAGGCAGGAGGAAGCTGTGGATACTCGTCCTGGTTTCGAATCCTTAGGAGGCGCTTGCCACAAATCAAGTCCAAAAATCCATTCCTTTCGTGTGGTGTCCGCACAAGATGCTAACTCAACTTGTCAGGATCAAATCAGAGCATTTAAAATCCAGAAACcaattttaatgtgttttatATGCAAGTTGTCTTTCGGCAACGTTAAGTCCTTTAGCTTGCATGCAAACACTGAACACCGACTCAATTTGGAAGAGCTGGACCAGCAGCTACTTAATCGCGAGTACTCCAGTGCCATTATACAAAGAAATATGGATGAAAAGCCACAGATATCCTTTCTACAGCCCTTGGGTAATAATGACGCCTCTGCTGATAGCAATGATACCGAGAAGCTTCAAACAGCAACTGAGGGCAGTGACGCCACTCTGCCTTCGTCTCCGCACCCAGTTATCAGGAATGACTCTGAACTTGAGCCCGAAAATAAGCAAGAGACTGAGCAGAATCGGCTCCTGAACCAGGACCGGGAGCAAGAGTCTGAATCAGATCAGCACACTAGTAGTAGTAAAATGGCGGCACCTAGTGCATATATCCCATTATCATCGCCCAAAGTAGCGGGAAAATTAACTGTGAAATTTGGTTCCTTAAactcagcaacagcaaagaCTAATAACCTATCAAAAGTTTCCTCAACCAGTTCACCACCATCGACATACGCATCCGGGGAAGTCTTATCACCCAGTACTGATAATATAAGTAACCATAAGTCAACACATTGCAACCAAGAAACAGAGCCACCCTCGTCGTCTTCGTCAGAGGTGGAAATGAAGATTGGCTCTATGTCCACATCACCTCAAACAAATGATTCGGATGTTCCATGCTCAGGTTTTTTGCAAATGCAGCACATGACAACAGGTGGTGCATATACTCCTCAAGTCAGTTCCTTCCATGCATCTTTAGCTGCGCTGGCCGCCAACGAATCAAATGACAACCGGGTTAAGCTGATCACAGAGTTCCttcaacagcagctgcagcaacatcagAGTTCCTTATTTCCAAGCCCATGTCCCGATCACCCCGACCTCAATGGTGTGGACTGCAAAACCTGCGAACTCCTTGACATCCAGCAGCGGTCAAAGTCACCGTCTTCTTCACATCACCAGTTTTCTCAATCTCTTCCCCAGCTGCAAATTCAGTCGCAGCCCCAGCAAACCCCACATCGCTCACCTTGCAGCAACAGTGTTACCCTGGCCGTATCACCAAGCGCCTCCTCGGTGGCCAGCGCTGGAAATGCGTCGACCGCCACATCCAGCTTTACAATCGGCGCCTGTTCCGAGCACATCAATGGTCGTCCCCAAGGAGTAGACTGTGCGCG CTGTGAAATGCTTCTAAACTCGGCTCGATTAAATAGCGGCGTGCAAATGTCCACTCGCAATTCCTGCAAGACTCTTAAATGCCCCCAATGCAATTGGCACTATAAATATCAGGAAACTTTGGAGATCCACATGAGGGAGAAACATCCAGATGGGGAGAGTGCCTGTGGTTATTGCCTTGCAG GACAACAGCATCCTCGGCTGGCACGGGGGGAATCCTACTCTTGCGGTTATAAACCGTATCGCTGTGAAATCTGTAACTACTCCACGACCACCAAGGGTAATCTTTCCATTCATATGCAATCGGACAAACATCTGAACAATATGCAGGAGCTAAACAGCTCTCAAAATATGGTtgcagctgcggctgctgcagcggtGACTGGCAAACTGCTGCTGTCCAGCTCCTCGCCCCAAGTAACCGCTGCAGGTTCATCCAACAGCGGGTCTGGCGCAGGCAGTGGCTCATCCAACATTGTCGGCGGCACCACATCCCTGAGCGGAAGCGCAACGCCTTCCGCAACTGGAGCAAATAGTTCCAATGCCAATGCCGGAAGCAATACAAACAACGCCGGTACCAAGCCAAAGCCTTCATTTCGATGCGACATCTGCAGCTATGATACTTCCGTGGCCCGCAACCTGCGCATACACATGACCAGCGAGAAGCACACCCACAACATGGCAGTGCTTCAGAATAATATCAAGCACATCCAGGCATTTAATTTCttacagcaacagcaacagagcGGCACTGGGAATATTGCTGGCCACAGCTCCGGAAGCTTTATGCCCGAGGTGGCTCTGGCTGATCTCGCGTACAACCAGGCCCTTATGATCCAGCTTCttcaccaacagcaacaacatcagcagtcAGCTAATACCAAACTATCGCCGTCGTCTTCGCCCGTGAGCACTCCTGAtcagttttccttttctccCAAGCCAATAAAGCTCAATCATGGAACAGGAGCTGCCATGGGGATaggaatggcaatgggaatgggaatgagcCACTCAAACGAAGTGTCCGGCGAATTATCAGGGGATCCTCACCCGCtaacaaaaacggaaaaatgGCCCACGGCTTTCTACAGCTGCCTAATCTGCGATTGCTTCAGTACGAACAACCTGGACGATCTGAACCAGCATTTGCTGCTAGATCGATCCCGACAATCCTCCAGCGCATCCTCCGAAATAATGGTTATTCACAATAACAACTATATATGCCGGCTGTGCAACTACAAGACGAATCTCAAGGCAAATTTCCAACTACACAGCAAGACGGACAAGCACTTGCAGAAGCTCAACTTTATCAACCACATCAGAGAGGGCGGTCCCCGGAACGAGTATAAAATGCAGTATCAGCAGCAGCTTGCCGCAAATGTAGTGCAACTTAAGTGCAACTGCTGCGACTTCCACACAAATTCTATCCAGAAGCTGGGTCTGCACACACAACAGATGCGTCACGACACAATGCGAATGATATTTCAGCATTTACTGTACATTGTTCAGCAAAGTGAAATGCACAATAAGTCGTCGGGTTCTGCTGAAGATGATCCTCAATGCGCCTGCCCGGATGAAGATCAGCAAGTGCAGTTGCAGTCGTCCAAAAAACTGCTCCTTTGTCAGCTGTGCAACTTCACCGCTCAGAACATCCATGAAATGGTACAGCATGTGAAAGGAATAAGACACTTGCAAGTCGAGCAATTTATCTGTTTGCAGCGTCGCAGTGAGAACCAAGAAATACCCGCACTGAACGAAGTATTCAAAGTGACGGAATGGGTCATGGAAAACGAAG ATGTTTCTTTCGCATCTGGCCTAAATTTGGCTAGAACCGCAACCAATGATGCAACGGATGCCAGCTATGCTGCGGCATCATCTGCGGCAGCTCCTGCCATTCCGGATGTCAGTATGTTTTCACCAACATCTCCCTCAAGTTGCGCAACATCTTGCGATAAGAATTTGAGTCAAATTGTATCGCCAAACGTAAATAAACTTGGTTCAGGCGTCCCTACAACAGTATTCAAGTGTAATCTCTGCGAATACTTCGTCCAATCTAAAAGCGAAATTGCGTCTCATATTGAGACTGAGCACTCATGTGCTGAGAGTGATGAGTTTATAACTATACCAACCAACACGGCTGCCCTGCAGGCTTTCCAAACAGCtgtggctgcagctgctctaGCTGCCGTGCATCAAAGATGCGCTGTTATAAATCCACCGATACAGGAGACCGTCGACGAAGACAAGGACTTAGATACGAATGTCAGTGACGCTCCTCTGGGCATAAAACAAGAGCGCGTCGAACAGGAAGTTGATCGTACGACATCAATGGAGGATATTAAAGACTTGGCCTCCCAAGCGACAGAATCTGGAGCTCCAGAGTCGCCAAAAGTTGCAGAAACTGAAGTTGGGGTACAGTGTCCGCTTTGCCTCGAGAACCATTTCCGGGAAAAACAGTACTTGGAGGACCATTTAACAAGCGTTCATAGCGTTACAAGAGATGGCCTCTCCCGGCTCTTACTTCTGGTGGATCAGAAAGCTTTGAAAAAAGAGAGCACAGATATAGCATGCCCTACAGACAAAGCTCCATACGCAAATACGAATGCGCCCGAGAGAGCACCATCCCCTATTGAAAACACCTGCAACGTTAGCCTTATCAAATCAACCTCAGCTAACCCAAGCCAGTCAGTGAGCTTGCAAGGACTATCTTGCCAGCAATGTGAGGCAAGCTTCAAGCACGAGGAACAGCTACTTAAGCATGCCCAACAGAATCAGCACTTTCCTTTGCAAAACGGGGAGTATTTGTGTCTTGCAGCCAGCCACGTTAGCCGTCCTTGCTTCATGAGTTTCAGAACCATTCCAGCTATGATCAGCCACTTTCAAGACATGCACATCAGCCTGATTATCTCGGAGCGCCATGTCTACAAGTATCGTTGCAAACAGTGCTCCTTAGCATTTAAAACACAGGAAAAACTTACCACGCATATGCTCTACCATTCGATGCGGGATGCTACAAAGTGCTCCTTTTGCCAACGTAACTTTCGCAGTACACAGGCGCTTCAGAAACACATGGAACAAGCACACGCTGAGGATGGAACCCCATCAACAAGGACAAACAGTCCGCAGACGCCGATGTTAAGTACTGAGGAGACTAACAAGCATCTTTTAGCGGAGTCCCATGCAGGAGAAAGAG TTTCAGGGAGTGATGTCTCGCCAATTGAACTGGAGGCGCACCTAAACAAAGAAACTAGACATTTGTCACCTACTCCAATGTCTCTCGATTCCCAATCACATCAACAATACCTCGCGACTTTCGCTGCTTTGCTCAAACAACAGCAGTGTAACTCAGATGCTGTAGGCCTTCATCCCGAAACGCTGTCTATGTCCACTGGAGAGATGCCCCCTCAATTGCAG gGTCTACAAAATCTTCAGCATATACAACAGCATTTCGGAGCAGTTGCTGCCGCATCGGGTCTTCCAATTAACCCGGTCGATATGCTTAATATAATGCAATTTCACCACTTGATGTCCCTCAACTTCATGAACTTAGCACCGCCCCTAGTATTCGGCGCCAATGCTGCAGGCAATGCAGTATCTGGGTCATCAGCGCAAAATAACAGCATTACAACCGCCACCGCAACATCTGCTTCAGGACTGGGTGATACACATCTTACCACTGGTGTCAGCTCTTTACCGGTAGATTCGGGGAAAGCTACCGCAGTTCCACCTCAAACTCAGCTCAATGCGAACGCAAACTCTCAG CAGCTGGCCAGCAACCAAAAACGAGCTCGAACGCGTATTACAGATGATCAGCTTAAAATATTGCGGGCCCATTTCGATATAAATAATTCGCCAAGCGAAGAGAGCATTATGGAGATGTCTCAGAAAGCAAATCTACCAATGAAG gTGGTTAAACATTGGTTCCGGAACACGCTATTTAAGGAAAGACAACGTAATAAGGACTCTccttataattttaataatccACCATCGACTACTCTGAATTTAGAAGAGTATGAACGTACAGGACAAGCCAAAGTTACCCCTTTAAATGATACTTGTAGCGTCGCAGTAACAGGACCAATGACTTCATCAACTATTTCATTACCACCATCTGGTAGTACCAATTTAAGCTCTAAAGAAAACGCAACTTCAAAAGTACTAGCGGCGGGAAAAGCTAACGCATCAGGGCCTGTTACATTTACTGCAACTGTTCCAGTTTCAACACCGTTATCTCGTCCAGAATCGACGAACTCAAGCGGCAATATATCCGACTATATAggcaataatatatttttcggACAGCTCGGGAGCAAGGACCAGATCTTGCCGTACTCTTTAGACGGGCAAATAAAGTCAGAGCCGCAGGATGATGTGATTGGGGCAACTGATTTTGCATACCAAACAAAGCAGCATTCAAATTTTAGCTTTTTAAAACAGCAACAGGATCTAGTGGATCCCCCAGAACAGTGCTTGACAAATCAAAACGCGGATACGGTACAGGACCAATCCTTGCTAGCGGGTGCGGCTCTTGCATCCAATTGTCAGAGtcaacagcaaataaatatatttgaaactaAATCAGAAAGTGGGAGTTCCGATGTACTGTCACGCCCTCCGTCTCCGAATAGTGGAGCTGCCGGAAATATGTATGGAAGCATGAATGATTTAATAAACCAGCAATTGGAGAATATGGGTAGTAACATGGGAccaccaaaaaaaatgcagatTGTTGGAAAAACGTTTGAAAAGAACGTAGCTCCAATGGTGACCTCAGGCAGTGTTAGTACTCAGTTCGAAAGCAACTCTTCAAACTCTTCGAGCTCCTCATCGTCGACATCAGGTGGCAAGCGAGCTAATCGGACTCGTTTTACAGACTACCAAATAAAGGTTTTGCAGGAGTTCTTCGAGAACAACTCATATCCAAAGGACAGCGATCTCGAGTATTTAAGCAAGCTTTTGTTACTGTCTCCCCGGGTTATAGTAGTTTGGTTTCAAAACGCCAGACAAAAGCAACGTAAGATTTATGAAAACCAGCCGAACAATACCCTGTTTGAAAATGAGGAGacgaaaaagcaaaacattAACTATGCGTGCAAAAAGTGTAACTTGGTATTTCAAAGGTACTACGAGCTAATACGGCATCAGAAAAATCACTGCTTCAAAGAggagaataataaaaagtcTGCCAAGGCACAAATCGCTGCAGCTCAAATCGCGCAGAATTTGAGCTCGGAGGATTCTAATTCTTCCATGGATATACACCATGTCGGAATTTGTCCACCAGGCTCAGCAGTTGTTTCGCAAACCCTGTCAACGCCGGGCTCGGCAGCTCCCCTTTCGGGACAGTACACCCAGCATTCATTTGGCGCACTGCCCTCGCCACAGCATTTGTTTGCAAAGTCTTCTTCGCTTACTGACTTCAGTCCATCCACGACCCCCACGCCGCCGCAACGAGAACGCAGCAACAGTTTAGATCACCCTCAACGACCTCCCAAGTTTGATTGCGACAAATGCGAGCTGAAATTTAACCAATCGGAAAAATTGCGAGAGCATCAACTATTACACCTGATGAATCcaggaaatattttttcagaCGCAAGTCAGAACTCTAACCCTGAAGCCAATTTCGGTCCCTTTGGCAGCATTTTGCAAAGTCTACAACAAGCGGCGgctcaacagcagcagctacagcaTCAACCGCCGCCAACAAAAAAACGGAAATACTCGGACTGCTCTTCCAATGCTGATGAAATGCAGTCCCTGTCGGAGCTTGAGGCTTCACAAAAAAAGCACGAGTTCCTGTACAAGTATTTTATGCAGAATGAAACGAGCCAAGAGGTAAAACAGCAGTTCCtcatgcaacaacaacaaaagaaattagAACAAGGAAACGACTGCGATTTTGAACTTGATTTCCTAACTAACTTCTATCAGCAGAGCGAATTAAAAAAAGTCAGTAACTATGACTTTTTACTACAGTACTATCGCACACATGAAGAGGCAAAATCCAGCCAACAGCATCTATTTAGCTCCAGTAAAAAGCCTACCATCGAGTTTCTACTTCAGTACTACCAACTTAATGAGTCGAAAAAGTTTTTTCAGTTAGTTGCCTCGCCCCAAATAATTCCTGATGTCCCAGGCTACAAGCCATCCTCGCGAATGCCAAAATCCACTTCGGATGAAGCCCCTTATATTGGAGAAACATCATTGGAGCAGGCAACAGAACTACAAAGAGAGAAACAAGATGAACAACTACGCATAGACAGGCCAAGCGAAGAAAACGAGTTATCtatgaacaaaaacaaagtggaaaatattaataacaacaatattGGCATTCATGTGGGCCAAAGCAATTTAACCGCGACGAACGGCATCCCTTCAGTTGAAACAAAAGACGAGAGTACGCAGGAATCATCATTAATTGCGATAGATAATGAAAACAAGTATCTATGCGCGAGATCCAAACAAAAAGATGACAAGGAAAAGTCGCACTACTTACATAATCTTGAGGACTTCCTGGATGCCACAATGATAGAGAACAACTCCCAGACTTTAACATTTAATGATGACGAGAAAGCATGCCAAAAAGATGAACTTACTCAAAATTCCAATGCAATTGAGAAGCGGTCCTCTGTGTCTCCGGTTAACGTTTCATCCAAGCAAAATAAGCGCTTACGAACAACCATCCTTCCGGAGCAATTGAACTTTTTGTATGAATGTTATCAATCCGAATCAAATCCAAGCAGAAAAATGCTTGAAGAGATATCTAAGAAAGTTAACTTAAAGAAACGCGTAGTTCAA gtCTGGTTTCAAAATTCACGggcaaaagacaaaaaatcGCGGAATCAGCGACATTATGCACACATATCTGACGATAATAGCTACGATGGCTCTAGCGGGAAGGAGGCTTATAGCGACCTAAGGTCCAACGGCATAACCGTGGATACGGACCTCGAAACAAATCTACAGGACTGTCAGCTGTGTCAAGTCACCCAAGTCAACATCCGAAAGCATGCTTTTAGTGTCGAGCACATTAGCAAAATGAAGAAATTGCTCGAACAAACCACCGAGCTCTATGCACAGAGCAATGGCAGTGGAAGCGAGGACAACGATTCTGACAGGGAAAAACGATTTTATAACTTATCAAAGGCATTTTTGTTCCAACACGTTGTGACAAACGCGACAAGCCACTCTATTCACACAGCTAGACAAGATTCTGATGCTATTGCCGAAGGGAACTGTATGCTTAACTATGACACTAATGGTGGCGATTCCAAGAGTCATGTCCAGCATAATTTACCTAACGAAGTCGTTTCTGAAGATACGCGAAAAATCGCTGGTAATCAGGAACTTATGCAGCAGCTTTTTAACCGAAACCATATCACCGGTAAGAGTTTCGGAAAGATACAAAAATCATCTATTTGA